The DNA segment TGAACATCTACCCATGGCATTTTTAGTCCAAATTGACTTTAGTTAGGACAAAAAATGGAAGACTTAATAGTCGCGTATTTTAGGGCACTGAGCTCATTCTTTAGGTATCTGTTTCAGTCGATATTGATTGAGTTCATTGGTTATGGAGCTGGCTGGATAGTTTGTAAAGTATTCACATTAGGGCGCTTCCCCCCATTAATTCCAACTGAAAAAGAGCGAACCAGAATCTCTTATATCGGAGCTATTAGCATCGTGTTGCTTCTGTTAGCAATTGGTGTCTTCAATAGTATGTGAGATGGAGTGAGGATATATGAAATTTTACCCCGCGGAGCAATACCAAGCAGCTTGCCACGAGCTGTTTGTCCGATACGAACGTGAAATCAAAAAGCTAATCCCTAACGCGAGAATTGAGCATGTAGGCGCATCTTCTATTCCATCTGCAGTGTCTAAGGGCGATTTGGATATCTTCATAGGTGTTGATCTCGGCGAGCTTGAGGATGCTATAGAGAGACTCACAACACTCGGCTTTAAAGAGAAACTCGATACGTTAAGAACACCCGAACTGTGTATGTTGGAATCTACATCCGCTGATGATGTGGCGTTGCAAGTGGTCGCTAACGGTTCTGAGTTCGAATGCTTTCTGGCATTTCGTGACAAGCTACGTGCGAATCCGGCATTGGTGGAGCAATACAACACCCTCAAAATGTCTTGTGAAGGTTGGCCACAAGATGAATACCGCGAAAAGAAGTCGACTTTTATCGAGCATGTGTTGGCTCTGAAATAGCAACAGTGCCCCTCACCTCTAATTGTCCAATTAACAAAAGTTTTATTAATACAAAGTGTTAAGTCAAAAAACCTTACTTCTGAAGATTGGCCCTCTTAAATTCCCTTCAAACTATCTTACCACGGTTTAATAGCTTAAATTTACGCAACTAAGCTCACATATATTGCATGAGGCATTAGTGGAGGTATTGGTTTGTGTTATGTTTCGCATTATTTTATAAAGCGTGACTTATCCATTGAAAGCAAAGTGTTTTCTTTCGGATTAATTTCAAGATTTGTCTATCAGTACATCAACTTGGCGCTATCAAAAATCGATTGCTCTACGCCAATAATCAATACCACCTTAGGAAAGGACATGTCTGAAGCAATAGAAAACACCCCTGCAATTGTACTCGCGTCTCGATGGTCTCGGTTTTGGGCGTTTGTTATCGACGGCCTCATTTATGCAGCTGCTATGATTCCAGTGGTCCTATATACCGATTTGTTCGATCGAGCCGTTTCTAATGGAGTCATAGAGTTACATGAACAAATCATGATGTTTGTTTATGGCTGGGTGATATTCCTCTTGTGTAATGGCTACTTACTGCAAAAGAAGGGACAAACGATCGGTAAAAATGTAATGGAAATTGCGATTGTTGATATGGATGGCAAGCAACTAGGGCTATTCAACATAATGATCAAACGAATTTTACCTATGAACATCTTTGTTTATATTCCTGTTATTGGTCAATATATATCGATTCTTAATTACCTGTTTGTTTTCCGTAAAAACAGACGCTGTTTGCATGACTTAATTGCAGGAACTCAGGTTATTAATGTTTCAGTGCCGAGAAACTTAGATTTCAGTACTATCGAATAGAAATTCGTAATCAAGCACTTACATACTTTAGGAACTTCATGATTCATAAGCTTTTCTCAGCCATTTCAATTTATAGGTATTTACCGAATAATATCTATTATTTAGCACTGGCTAGAATGATTCTGGGAATGGGTAACTTTATCGTTCCATTTTTAGTCTTACTGTTAACCGATAAGTTGGGTTATTCCGCAACAGTCGCAGGTTCCCTTGCCATGGGTGTGACGGGCTCTTACCTCTTAGGGAGCTTTTTAGGTGGGAGATTAGCCGATAGGTTGGGGCATAAACGGATCATGGTGTTTGGCGAGTTTATGTGCGCTGTATTATTGATTACTTGTGGTTTCTTCGCCGATGCTCCGGTAGTCGTACCTGTGTTCTTGTTTTGTGCCTATTTCTTTGGCGGTTTAGCGTTGCCCGCGAGTAATGCTTTAGTTGCGGACCTTTCTACCCCTCAGAATCGTGATGCAGTCATGTCACTGAGTTATCTAGCCTATAACTTTGGTTCAGCTCTTGGTCCTGTTATGGCTGGGTACTTGTTCTGGAATCACACTGACTGGATATTTTTCGGCAACGGTTTTGCGGCTCTTTTTTGTGTTTTTATTGTGGCTGCATTTGTGAAGTTGCAACCTGGAACGGAATCGACCAGCGAGAGTGAACTGGAACAGCCCGTTTCTGGTTCGGTTTGGTCAGTTTTAAAATCAAGGCCACGGCTTTTGTTGTTCACTTTTCTATGTGGATTGCTGTGGTATTCGCTAAATCAAATGACTATGGCGAGTCCATTGTATTTGAGCCATGTGTTTGGAGAGCAAGGCCCAATTATTTTCGGGCAACTCATGACTTACGCTTGTGTTGTAGTGGTGCTGATTACGCCAATCTTAATGAAGTTCACGTCAGGTAAGGCTGAAACCGTAAGCCTTGCTTATGCAGGCTTTATGTTTGCCTTTGGTTATATGCTCGTCATGTTGTTTCCCAACATTCCTGTTCATTTTTTTGCTTGGCTATTTCTATCTGCGGGCGAGGTTCTTCTTTTGACAAAAGAGGGCATATATTTAGCAAACAACTCCCCTTCGAGTCATCGTGGACGCATTCAAGGCGTGCTCATTACCTTGCGAACGGTTTTCGTTATGCCTAGTTTTATCGTGATTGGCTACTTTATCGATGATTATGGGTACACTTTCACTTGGTTTAGTGTGATATTAATTTCAGTTGTTGGTGCCGTTGGTTTTTATCTTATGTCAGCTAAGGGGAAGCAATCTCCAGCGTTAGTCACCGAGTAGTTATTCGATTTACTAGCAGTAGTATCTTTTAGTCACCAGAGGTAGGCTTATGATTACAATTAGAAAAGCGGTTGAGTCTGATGCTCAGGATATTTTCGATATTCGAAGCCGCGCCATTATCGAAAAGTGTTCCGCTTATTACTCAGAAGAACAGCTGTCAATATGGACGCAGGGTGGAATGTCTGATGGATTCATAAGCGATGTAGTCCAAACCTTTCACGTTTCAGAAGTTGATGGTCGAGTGATTGGCAGCGGTAAGATCAACATCGAAACCGGTATGGTTGATGCTATTTTTGTTGACCCAGATTTTTCCGGAAAAGGCGCAGCGAAGCAGATGTTGCAGTTCTTAGAGGAACTCGCGATTCAACACAATTTGCCGTTAATGAAGTTAGAATCGACTCTGAATGCCGCTGCGTTTTATCGTGCGTGTGGCTTTATTGGTGATGAACTTTCCACTTATCACTCTCCTAGAGGTATTAGCCTCGATTGCATCCCGATGGAAAAGCCGTTAGTTGCTTAAATAAACAGCGCCAACGCCAATTGTTGGTGCTGTTTTTACTTTCCCCTTACACTCCTTTCAAATATCGAATTTAGTATCAAATTTCTCTTTGTTACACAGGCAAGCCTCTCATTATGAAGAACTTCTTTGATAGCGAACTCATGCTCTCTAGCTCCTTGAATTTCGTTTTGCTATCGCTTGGGCTAACGCTCCTTTTTCATCTTCCGATTTGGTGTGGGTTCAACTTGAGCCGACGAAAGTGGAAGCTTATGGATTATTTATGGCCGTTCTTGGCGGGTATCGGGATGCTGGGTGCAGTGTCTGAGATTCGTGCGAAAGTAGCGGGTGATTGGGTTGAAACAGAACAAACCAGAGCGGTGGCGATTTTAGAATCGGTTCAGCAGTTTTCTTTGGATAAGCTGCGAAGTGATACCTGCACCGGTCAACCATCTTTAGATAGTCACGCTCAGCACCACGAAGCGTGTTTGTGGTATTTGAATACGGCGATCACGTTCAAAGATGTCGATTTCACCTTGTTACCCAACGCATCGGATTTTACGGTTCCTGCGCCTAGTGTATCGCTGGTGGAAAGTGATGCCGTGTGGGTGGATGGTATGCTGAGTCAGTATGAGATGCAGAAAAACCAATACATAAAAACCAGAGAAGCGCAGGTGAAGCAGCCACTAGAAAGTATCTTTTGGTATGTGAGCCCTTACTTAGTGTGTTTCGCGATTGCGTTACGTTTGACGAAAGTCACCGCAGAGCTCAAATTAGATAAGTGCGCACAGTAAGTGAATCCCTGTCTTTGAGACGAAAAAAGAGCCTATTATTCAGGCTCTTTAGGTTTCGATTGACAGTGAATTTAGGCGCTCATGTTGTCGCCTAAATATGCGTTAATGTTTAGTTGTGGTTGGACTGTAGGTTAGTGATAATTCACTACCATTGAGGCATTGAGTTTGTATCCCATGGTGACATCGGTATCTCCATCAACGAGGTATACATTGTCTGTTGTTAATTTTGAAGAAATCACGCCTTCCACCCAAACAGGATATTGAACCGTTTCTACTTTGTAGCCTTCAGGGTAAGAGACTCTTACGATTTGATTGGCTGGTGGCGGTGGCATATGGATACAAGCACCAGCCGTGGGAACTAACAAGAACTCGGTGGCGACTAGCGGCGCTGAAAACTCGATAGGTACTAGAAATCCAGGAATACGAACACTTTTACCATCGAAGTCATGTGTTACCGTTTCTGCCGCACGTTGTTGATTCACAATATATTCTGAGCGTAGTTTCAGCAACTCATCCGCGTCCAATCCTTCTGACTTTAATGTTTCTTTCAGTGCTACTAACTCCTCATTGCTCTTTGGGTCATCATATTGGCTTAGGGTGAATATTTGCTGAAGGATTAGCTTTTGTTGATAGCTTATTTCCGGAAGCACAACTTGGTTCTGTGCATGTACTGGTCTCAGATCTTTCCAATCTAATTCTGTTGGTTCACTAGCAAAGCTGCCAAACGAAACAATGGATACAAAGAGGGCAATTAGTCTATTCAATGTTTGGTTCACTTATTGGTTAGTGGATTATCAGTTACTGACTTATCGATCACTGGAATGTCGTTATCAATTGGTTCATCGGCTTGATGAGAGCCGATGAACAAAGTTACTTCTTTAAAAAGCTTTGAAGCCTAAAGCCTGAAACTCAGAGCTTTAAACCTAAGCCTTAAAGGCTGTTTTTGTAGATAACACCATCTTTCATAATAAGTTGGATGGACTCTGGAGATTCTGGTCGCTTATCGGCACCAAACCATTGATCACCTGTACCTACTACAGAGAAATCTTCGAATGGGTTGCCATCAAGAAGAAGTATATCTGCATAAGCTCCTTTCTCAATAACGCCTAATTTCGCGTCTGGGTATGGGTTCATGAAATCACCCGATAGTGTTGCAATCTCGCCACCTACTGAAGTGAGTGTTTTCAACGACTCGTAAGGACCAAAGAAGTCATTGTTTAGCTTTTTCTCGTAAGCGATTTGAATGTTACAGGCATCAACAGAGCCTACACAGTCAGTTTGGAAGCCACGTGGCGCCGGACATTTCTTCATATTAGGGATGTAGTCTTTA comes from the Vibrio splendidus genome and includes:
- a CDS encoding RDD family protein, yielding MSEAIENTPAIVLASRWSRFWAFVIDGLIYAAAMIPVVLYTDLFDRAVSNGVIELHEQIMMFVYGWVIFLLCNGYLLQKKGQTIGKNVMEIAIVDMDGKQLGLFNIMIKRILPMNIFVYIPVIGQYISILNYLFVFRKNRRCLHDLIAGTQVINVSVPRNLDFSTIE
- a CDS encoding GrpB family protein, which encodes MKFYPAEQYQAACHELFVRYEREIKKLIPNARIEHVGASSIPSAVSKGDLDIFIGVDLGELEDAIERLTTLGFKEKLDTLRTPELCMLESTSADDVALQVVANGSEFECFLAFRDKLRANPALVEQYNTLKMSCEGWPQDEYREKKSTFIEHVLALK
- a CDS encoding GNAT family N-acetyltransferase translates to MITIRKAVESDAQDIFDIRSRAIIEKCSAYYSEEQLSIWTQGGMSDGFISDVVQTFHVSEVDGRVIGSGKINIETGMVDAIFVDPDFSGKGAAKQMLQFLEELAIQHNLPLMKLESTLNAAAFYRACGFIGDELSTYHSPRGISLDCIPMEKPLVA
- a CDS encoding MFS transporter gives rise to the protein MIHKLFSAISIYRYLPNNIYYLALARMILGMGNFIVPFLVLLLTDKLGYSATVAGSLAMGVTGSYLLGSFLGGRLADRLGHKRIMVFGEFMCAVLLITCGFFADAPVVVPVFLFCAYFFGGLALPASNALVADLSTPQNRDAVMSLSYLAYNFGSALGPVMAGYLFWNHTDWIFFGNGFAALFCVFIVAAFVKLQPGTESTSESELEQPVSGSVWSVLKSRPRLLLFTFLCGLLWYSLNQMTMASPLYLSHVFGEQGPIIFGQLMTYACVVVVLITPILMKFTSGKAETVSLAYAGFMFAFGYMLVMLFPNIPVHFFAWLFLSAGEVLLLTKEGIYLANNSPSSHRGRIQGVLITLRTVFVMPSFIVIGYFIDDYGYTFTWFSVILISVVGAVGFYLMSAKGKQSPALVTE
- a CDS encoding DUF3299 domain-containing protein; translation: MNRLIALFVSIVSFGSFASEPTELDWKDLRPVHAQNQVVLPEISYQQKLILQQIFTLSQYDDPKSNEELVALKETLKSEGLDADELLKLRSEYIVNQQRAAETVTHDFDGKSVRIPGFLVPIEFSAPLVATEFLLVPTAGACIHMPPPPANQIVRVSYPEGYKVETVQYPVWVEGVISSKLTTDNVYLVDGDTDVTMGYKLNASMVVNYH